In Urechidicola croceus, a single window of DNA contains:
- a CDS encoding TonB-dependent receptor domain-containing protein, with translation MKKNILVYVSIFLFGISIHAQSSIIKGKVIDVKTNEPIQFATIENLGNQENSITNVKGEFSIIGEVDDEIKVSHLSYKPIIVKLQNDIIVQLTLSHIDLNEIIVIGSPLDDISQSTVINDTEKRISQPRSVGHLFNDIKGFGIVKRGAYASEPVFRSFKYEQLNIQYDGGMKVLNACPNRMDPITTHVIPEEIEKIEIVKGPFTVRFGQNFGGIINLVSKNPTKDQLGFHGSIEGGFETNGGNIVNGASLVYVDEKYDVTLNGSYRDFGDYKDGKGDEVPSSFKTTDYSVKVGINPTEKQRLQLTWRQSFARDIDHAGLPMDSPYDDSSLAGIDYKLTNISDKIQSFSTKVFYSEVDHLMTNENRPNFMMVDAQSPVSSSIYGGKLELVLTPSDKSKVYIGGDANIIGREGDRTRIVKMMNGNMLSNPMTMVDKIWQDASLNDIGVFVEGKFKVADFTTLTTGLRTDFISTSIDDPAADFEALYGGVIEEKTETNISVTTSLKYKKNGLQTQLAIGRGVRTASMLERYINHFSVGVDPFEYVGNPNLKPEINNQIELSFIKKFKTFELGASVFHSFLEDYIFAQVNTDIPRKFMPTTPPVFAKQFINLDKASQTGFEFNFNINTTDKLSISTDVSYTRGQNKDFDEPLSQIPPFKANIGAKFEEDRYWISLNTRIVGKQDRISTTYMEQETPSYGTIDLRVGFEPIDKLSIGVAALNLLDTSYYEHLNFSFKNSNTLSGRIYEPGRNFTTYIKYKF, from the coding sequence ATGAAAAAAAATATTTTAGTATATGTTTCGATATTCTTATTTGGAATATCGATACACGCACAATCATCAATAATAAAAGGAAAAGTTATTGATGTAAAAACAAATGAGCCTATTCAATTTGCAACAATTGAAAACTTAGGTAATCAAGAGAATTCAATTACAAATGTAAAAGGGGAGTTCTCTATAATTGGAGAAGTAGATGATGAAATAAAAGTTTCACACTTAAGTTATAAACCTATAATTGTTAAATTACAAAATGATATAATAGTACAATTAACATTGTCTCATATTGATTTAAATGAAATTATTGTTATTGGAAGTCCGTTGGATGATATTTCGCAATCAACAGTTATTAATGATACAGAAAAAAGAATAAGTCAACCAAGAAGTGTTGGGCATTTATTCAATGATATAAAAGGATTTGGTATTGTAAAAAGAGGTGCATACGCATCTGAACCTGTTTTTCGTTCATTTAAGTATGAGCAATTAAATATACAGTATGATGGAGGAATGAAAGTTTTGAATGCTTGTCCTAATAGGATGGATCCAATTACAACTCATGTAATTCCAGAAGAAATTGAAAAAATTGAGATTGTTAAAGGACCATTTACTGTTCGTTTTGGACAAAACTTTGGTGGAATAATTAATTTAGTTTCTAAAAACCCAACAAAAGATCAGTTAGGCTTTCACGGAAGCATTGAAGGCGGATTTGAAACTAATGGTGGTAATATTGTAAATGGAGCATCTTTGGTGTATGTTGATGAAAAATATGATGTTACCCTAAATGGTTCTTATAGAGATTTCGGAGATTATAAAGATGGAAAAGGAGATGAAGTACCTTCATCTTTTAAAACAACTGATTATTCTGTAAAAGTCGGAATTAATCCTACTGAAAAACAACGATTACAACTTACATGGAGACAGTCATTTGCAAGAGATATAGATCATGCTGGTTTACCAATGGATTCTCCTTATGATGATAGTTCTTTAGCAGGAATTGATTATAAATTGACCAATATCTCAGATAAGATTCAAAGTTTTTCCACAAAGGTTTTTTATTCAGAAGTAGATCATTTAATGACTAATGAGAATCGTCCAAACTTCATGATGGTAGATGCTCAGTCACCAGTAAGTTCTTCAATTTATGGTGGTAAATTGGAATTGGTTTTAACACCTTCTGATAAGTCAAAAGTTTATATTGGAGGAGATGCAAATATTATTGGAAGAGAAGGAGATAGAACTAGAATTGTGAAAATGATGAATGGTAATATGCTTTCTAATCCTATGACTATGGTAGATAAAATATGGCAAGATGCAAGTTTAAATGATATTGGTGTGTTTGTTGAGGGTAAATTTAAAGTTGCAGATTTTACAACATTAACTACAGGATTAAGAACAGATTTCATTTCAACATCAATAGATGATCCTGCAGCCGATTTTGAAGCATTGTATGGAGGTGTTATAGAAGAAAAAACAGAAACAAATATAAGCGTAACAACTTCATTAAAATATAAAAAAAATGGACTTCAAACTCAATTGGCAATTGGTAGAGGAGTTAGAACAGCTTCAATGTTAGAGCGTTATATTAATCATTTTTCGGTAGGAGTAGACCCATTTGAATATGTAGGTAACCCAAATCTAAAACCAGAAATTAATAATCAAATTGAGTTATCATTTATCAAGAAGTTTAAAACTTTTGAATTAGGTGCGTCTGTTTTTCATTCATTTTTGGAAGATTATATTTTTGCACAGGTAAATACAGATATTCCTCGAAAATTCATGCCAACAACACCTCCAGTTTTTGCAAAACAATTTATTAATTTAGATAAAGCTTCACAGACAGGTTTTGAATTTAATTTTAATATCAATACTACGGATAAATTATCTATTTCGACTGATGTATCTTATACTAGAGGTCAAAATAAAGATTTTGATGAACCATTGTCTCAAATTCCACCTTTTAAGGCAAATATTGGTGCTAAATTTGAAGAAGATAGGTATTGGATTTCTTTGAATACTAGAATTGTAGGTAAACAAGATAGAATATCTACTACATATATGGAGCAAGAAACACCTAGTTATGGCACTATTGATTTAAGAGTAGGTTTCGAGCCAATAGACAAATTATCTATAGGTGTTGCAGCATTGAATCTTTTAGACACATCTTATTATGAGCATTTGAATTTTTCATTTAAGAACTCTAATACACTTTCTGGAAGAATATATGAACCTGGAAGAAATTTCACTACTTATATTAAGTATAAGTTTTAA
- a CDS encoding 1,4-dihydroxy-2-naphthoate polyprenyltransferase has product MIKHYIQAARLRTLPLSISGIIVGSTLAHSQGLFDWKIFFLAILTTIGFQVLSNFANDYGDGVKGTDNEDRIGPKRALQSGVISPKQMLNAMKITGVITLIIALLLIYFSFGKENFGYSVLFFFLGISSIVAAIKYTVGKNAYGYSGLGDVFVFLFFGLLSVCGSYFLFTKQLNFTIFLPAASIGLLSAGVLNLNNMRDRESDAKVGKNTLVVKIGDEFAKYYHYYLIISAFLLALLYVMIHYKSYIQFLFLIAFIPIFKHLYVVSKNMNPKKLDPELKKLALSTFLFAILLGLGTILA; this is encoded by the coding sequence ATGATTAAACATTACATTCAAGCAGCAAGATTACGTACACTACCCTTATCTATTTCAGGAATTATTGTTGGAAGTACTTTAGCCCATTCTCAAGGATTATTTGATTGGAAAATATTTTTTCTTGCTATCCTTACAACAATAGGTTTTCAAGTTTTATCAAATTTTGCCAATGATTATGGTGATGGAGTTAAAGGTACAGATAATGAAGATAGAATTGGTCCAAAACGAGCTTTACAATCTGGTGTAATTTCACCAAAGCAAATGCTTAATGCAATGAAAATAACAGGAGTTATCACTTTGATAATTGCATTATTATTAATCTATTTCTCATTTGGAAAAGAAAACTTTGGTTATTCAGTTTTATTCTTCTTTTTGGGTATCTCAAGTATTGTTGCCGCAATTAAATACACAGTAGGTAAAAATGCTTATGGTTATAGTGGTTTAGGAGATGTTTTTGTATTTTTATTTTTTGGATTACTAAGTGTTTGTGGAAGTTATTTTTTATTCACCAAACAATTGAATTTCACTATTTTTCTTCCAGCAGCATCAATTGGTTTACTAAGTGCAGGAGTATTGAACTTAAATAATATGCGAGATAGAGAATCAGACGCCAAAGTTGGTAAGAATACTTTAGTCGTTAAAATTGGAGATGAATTCGCAAAGTATTATCATTATTACTTAATTATTTCAGCATTTTTATTGGCGTTACTTTATGTAATGATTCATTATAAGTCATATATCCAGTTTTTGTTTTTAATTGCATTTATTCCAATATTTAAACACCTATATGTGGTTTCAAAAAATATGAATCCAAAAAAATTAGATCCAGAGTTAAAAAAACTGGCATTAAGTACTTTTCTTTTTGCAATTCTCTTAGGTTTAGGAACTATTTTAGCCTGA
- a CDS encoding SPOR domain-containing protein: MKICLKILIVIITVSIYSCSNKSNKKEEIQKVESIENEVDSTHLYENISLKHTSEYDNKLVYTLQIGAFSKKNNTIDENSEMISTVEEDSLIKYRYGQFDSYHEALSFKRNVVSIYPDAFILAINKGHRIDIQTALKISNETVN, encoded by the coding sequence ATGAAAATTTGCTTGAAAATTCTAATTGTTATTATTACTGTAAGTATATATTCATGTTCAAATAAATCAAATAAAAAGGAAGAGATACAAAAAGTTGAATCAATTGAAAATGAAGTTGATTCAACTCATTTGTATGAAAATATTTCACTAAAACATACTTCAGAATATGATAATAAACTAGTTTATACACTTCAAATAGGTGCTTTTAGTAAAAAAAATAATACTATAGATGAAAATTCTGAAATGATATCCACAGTAGAAGAAGATTCACTTATTAAGTATCGTTATGGGCAGTTTGATAGTTATCATGAAGCATTATCCTTTAAAAGAAATGTTGTTTCAATTTATCCAGATGCTTTTATCTTAGCAATTAATAAAGGACATAGAATTGATATACAAACAGCTTTAAAAATTAGTAATGAAACTGTTAATTAG
- a CDS encoding (Fe-S)-binding protein — protein sequence MIVPTMADMMAQGKQPEVLFWVGSAGSFDDRAKKITRAFVKVMHAAKVDFAVLGTEESSTGDAAKRSGNEFLFQMQAMTNIEVMNAYEVKNIVTCDPHSFNTLKNEYPSLGGKYNVWHHTQFIKKLIKDGRLKIDGKKYEQSRITFHDPCYLGRANDEYDAPREIIKQLNAQFIEMHRNKSNALCCGAGGAQMFKEPEKGTMDINVLRTKDALKTNPNIIITACPYCNTMMTDGLKATKKEEEVEVFDIVELIANAEDI from the coding sequence GAAGCAACCAGAAGTTTTATTTTGGGTTGGTTCTGCTGGTAGTTTTGATGATAGAGCAAAAAAAATTACAAGAGCGTTTGTGAAAGTTATGCATGCTGCAAAAGTTGATTTTGCAGTTCTTGGTACTGAAGAAAGTTCTACTGGAGATGCGGCAAAAAGATCGGGAAATGAATTTTTATTTCAAATGCAAGCAATGACCAATATTGAAGTCATGAACGCTTATGAAGTAAAAAATATTGTTACTTGTGATCCTCATTCATTTAATACTTTAAAAAATGAATATCCAAGCTTAGGTGGAAAATACAATGTTTGGCATCATACCCAATTCATAAAGAAATTAATAAAAGATGGTCGTTTGAAAATTGATGGAAAAAAGTATGAGCAATCAAGAATTACTTTTCATGACCCATGTTATTTAGGTAGAGCCAATGATGAGTATGATGCACCCAGAGAAATAATTAAGCAATTAAACGCTCAATTTATTGAAATGCATAGAAATAAATCAAATGCTTTATGTTGCGGTGCAGGAGGAGCACAAATGTTTAAAGAACCTGAAAAAGGAACAATGGATATTAATGTTCTTCGAACAAAAGATGCTTTAAAAACAAATCCAAATATAATTATTACCGCTTGTCCTTATTGTAATACGATGATGACAGATGGTTTAAAAGCAACCAAGAAAGAAGAAGAAGTGGAAGTATTTGATATTGTAGAACTAATCGCTAATGCTGAAGACATATAA